The Leguminivora glycinivorella isolate SPB_JAAS2020 chromosome 1, LegGlyc_1.1, whole genome shotgun sequence genome includes a region encoding these proteins:
- the LOC125233553 gene encoding uncharacterized protein LOC125233553 produces MHVNIMTKILSSLLLVALLHLCGGYKILVVFPFAGRSHGILGSGYVRHLLEAGHEVTYATPFPTHKTTDKYHEVDLSQNNEIMEKEASKIMNLKSILNKEANMDVLSVVPQFTKMVRTLFDTKDLVDFLSDTTQEFDAVIVEWLFSDVFAGIAPLFNCPLIWSSSMEPHWIVLQLVHEIPNPAFNPNIMASSIPPFSFSERLVNLLTVFGFKAAKYLYIEGKEKELYEEFFTPLYEKRGRQLPPYEEVLYNGTFMLTNSHTALSQPISVPPNVREIGGYHINPNTKPLPANLQKIMDEAKHGVIYFSMGTNAKSKDWPESSKKDFLELFGGLKQTVLWKFEEQLPNLPKNVHILNWAPQQSILAHPNIRLFITHGGLLSTTETVFFGVPTIVMPYGADQRLNAMRAVKKGYAKLVDLSYEMAADMKAAIEEMINNPKYSKKAKELSQIYHDRPVAPGAELVHWVEHVVRTRGAPHLRSPALMLPWYQKMYLDLLAIILVTLYVIKVVLKLLFRKVFGKVPINKKKINHLPNCVRNAKIFLSEVYLIIFCSGGDYGVVGPVSSGLRQHQVASEQRQLMITTMAKLFLSSLLLVALLHLCGGYKILVVFPLPVKSHNILGTGYVKHLLEAGHEVTYATPFPTHKTTDKYHEVDLSKSIESFQKQTTTMLDLKAILNKETSSDVLSMVPKFVEMTKTVLLNENLAKFLSDTTQVFDVVIAEWLFTDVFAGIAPLYNCPLIWSSSMEAHWIVLQLVHEPSNPSFNPNILASTIPPFSFFERFVNLFTMVAFTAAKYFYIQPNTITIYDEFFKPLYEKRGRQLPAYEEAVYNGTFMLTNSHTALSQPISLPPNVREIGGYHINPNTKPLPANLQKIMDEAKHGVIYFSMGTNAKSKDWPESLKKEFLEVFGGLKQTVLWKFEEQLPNLPKNVHILDWAPQQSILAHPNIRLFITHGGLLSTTETVFFGVPTIVMPYGADQRINALRAVNKGYAKLVDLSYEMAADVKAAIEEMLTNPQYSEKVKELSQIYHDRPVSPGAELVHWVEHVVRTRGAPHLRSPALMLPWYQKMYLDLLAFILITLYVIKVVVKSLFRRVFGKVPINKKKTN; encoded by the exons ATGCACG TTAACATCATGACGAAAATATTATCTTCTCTATTGCTAGTAGCTTTATTACACCTATGTGGCGGGTACAAGATTTTGGTTGTCTTCCCGTTTGCTGGAAGAAGCCATGGCATACTTGGGTCCGGCTATGTAAGACACCTGTTGGAAGCTGGACATGAG GTTACCTACGCTACCCCGTTCCCAACGCACAAAACTACGGATAAGTATCATGAAGTGGACCTTAGCCAAAATAACGAGATTATGGAAAAAGAAG CTAGTAAAATAATGAATTTGAAGTCCATCCTCAACAAGGAAGCGAATATGGATGTTTTATCCGTAGTACCTCAGTTCACTAAAATGGTTAGGACCTTGTTTGATACGAAAGACCTCGTGGATTTCCTGAGCGACACTACACAGGAGTTTGATGCTGTCATTGTGGAGTGGCTTTTCAGCGATGTCTTTGCTGG GATAGCGCCTCTATTTAACTGTCCACTGATCTGGTCATCTTCCATGGAGCCTCACTGGATAGTGCTGCAGCTGGTGCACGAGATTCCTAACCCCGCGTTCAACCCGAACATTATGGCTTCCTCAATTCCACCTTTCTCCTTCTCCGAACGACTTGTCAATCTACTGACCGTGTTTGGGTTTAAGGCTGCAAAATATTT ATACATAGAGGGTAAAGAGAAAGAATTATACGAAGAATTCTTCACACCTCTGTACGAAAAACGGGGTAGGCAGCTGCCTCCATACGAGGAAGTATTGTATAACGGCACCTTTATGCTCACAAACTCCCACACTGCGTTGAGCCAGCCCATCAGTGTACCGCCGAATGTCAGAGAAATTGGAGGATATCACATCAATCCTAATACCAAACCCCTTCCAGCA AATCTTCAAAAGATAATGGACGAGGCAAAACACGGAGTAATATACTTCAGTATGGGAACTAATGCCAAGAGCAAAGACTGGCCAGAATCATCGAAAAAAGATTTCTTGGAATTGTTTGGTGGATTGAAGCAAACTGTGCTATGGAAATTTGAAGAACAATTACCAAATTTacctaaaaatgttcatattttGAATTGGGCGCCACAACAAAGCATTCTTG CTCACCCTAACATCCGCCTTTTCATCACTCACGGCGGCCTGTTGTCCACCACTGAGACCGTCTTCTTCGGAGTCCCCACGATCGTCATGCCCTACGGGGCTGACCAGCGCCTCAACGCGATGAGAGCTGTAAAGAAAGGCTACGCGAAGTTGGTCGACCTGTCCTACGAAATGGCTGCTGACATGAAGGCTGCCATAGAAGAAATGATAAATAATCCTAA GTACTCAAAGAAAGCCAAAGAACTTTCTCAGATCTATCACGACCGGCCGGTGGCGCCGGGCGCGGAGCTGGTGCACTGGGTGGAGCACGTGGTGCGCACGCGCGGAGCGCCGCATCTGCGCTCCCCCGCGCTCATGTTGCCCTGGTACCAGAAGATGTATTTAGATCTATTAGCAATCATTTTAGTAACTCTATATGTTATTAAAGTAGTACTGAAATTATTATTTAGAAAAGTATTCGGAAAAGTGCctattaataaaaagaaaa TAAACCATTTACCAAATTGTGTGCGAAATGCAAAGATATTTTTGTCTGAGGTGTACCTGATAATCTTCTG CAGCGGCGGCGACTACGGCGTGGTAGGCCCCGTGAGCAGCGGCCTGCGCCAGCATCAGGTCGCCTCTGAGCAGCGCCAGCTGATGA ttacgACCATGGCAAAACTATTTCTATCTTCTCTATTGCTGGTAGCTTTATTACACCTATGTGGCGGCTACAAGATTCTAGTGGTTTTCCCGCTACCTGTAAAAAGCCACAACATACTTGGCACCGGCTACGTCAAACACCTGCTGGAAGCTGGACATGAG GTTACCTACGCAACCCCGTTCCCAACGCACAAAACAACGGATAAGTATCATGAAGTTGATCTTAGCAAAAGTATAGAGTCTTTTCAAAAACAAA CTACTACCATGTTAGATTTAAAGGCAATATTGAACAAGGAAACATCATCGGATGTATTATCCATGGTACCCAAGTTTGTTGAGATGACAAAGACCGTGCTCTTGAACGAAAATCTCGCGAAATTCCTCAGTGACACTACGCAGGTGTTTGATGTTGTCATAGCAGAGTGGCTTTTCACCGATGTTTTTGCCGG GATAGCGCCTCTATATAACTGCCCACTGATCTGGTCGTCGTCTATGGAAGCTCATTGGATAGTGCTGCAGCTGGTGCACGAGCCTTCGAACCCCTCGTTCAACCCTAATATCCTCGCTTCCACAATTCCACCGTTCTCCTTCTTTGAGCGATTTGTCAATCTGTTCACCATGGTTGCGTTTACGGCTGCAAAATATTT TTACATACAGCCAAATACGATCACAATATACGATGAATTCTTTAAGCCCTTGTACGAAAAACGGGGTAGGCAGCTGCCTGCATACGAGGAAGCAGTGTACAACGGTACCTTTATGCTGACAAACTCCCACACTGCGTTGAGTCAGCCCATCAGTTTACCGCCGAATGTCAGAGAAATTGGAGGATATCACATCAATCCTAACACTAAACCTCTTCCAGCA AATCTTCAAAAAATAATGGATGAGGCAAAGCACGGAGTAATATATTTCAGTATGGGAACTAATGCCAAAAGCAAAGACTGGCCAGAATCATTAAAAAAAGAGTTCTTGGAAGTATTTGGTGGATTGAAGCAAACCGTGCTATGGAAATTCGAAGAACAATTACCAAATTTACCGAAAAATGTTCATATTTTGGATTGGGCGCCGCAACAAAGCATTCTTG CCCACCCCAACATCCGCCTCTTCATCACCCACGGCGGCCTGCTGTCCACCACCGAGACCGTCTTCTTCGGGGTCCCCACGATCGTCATGCCATACGGGGCTGACCAGCGCATCAACGCGTTGAGAGCTGTCAACAAAGGATATGCGAAGTTGGTCGACCTGTCTTACGAAATGGCTGCTGACGTGAAGGCTGCCATAGAAGAAATGCTAACTAATCCTCA GTATTCCGAGAAAGTCAAAGAACTTTCTCAGATCTACCATGACCGGCCGGTGTCGCCGGGCGCGGAGCTGGTGCACTGGGTGGAGCACGTGGTGCGCACGCGCGGCGCGCCGCATCTGCGCTCCCCAGCGCTCATGCTGCCCTGGTACCAGAAGATGTATTTAGATCTATTAGCATTCATTTTAATAACTCTATATGTTATTAAAGTAGTAGTGAAATCATTATTTAGAAGAGTATTCGGAAAAGTGCctattaataaaaagaaaacgaATTGA